A single window of Jiangella alkaliphila DNA harbors:
- a CDS encoding replication initiator, protein MRTLDHTELVFQLASLSHARAAELARGCVNPIRLTGSSTTVHAATGEVVRSYSSNDEPDGHIYVRCGNRRAAVCPSCSREYKGDAWHLLSCGLAGGKTVPETVAEHPATFATFTAPSFGAVHRHTRPTNGRTAPCRARRDRPRCPHSRPLSCVRRHDADDPQVGQPLCFECYDYTAHAAWQWWAPQLWRYFTMALRRRLARAVGLSMKAFTKAVKVSYTKVTEFQARGVVHFHVVIRLDGPDGPATPPQLGLSVTDLEDAVRHAAAQAHKDVPIIGGQTLRLRWGKQLDLRTITPGAGRDNSDGPAHPHQVAAYLAKYLTKSTEDFGLPVAGKLYSAGHAAKRGATPHAVRLIKAAQQLVPVDEDYARLRDRYATLGYRGHPITKSRAYSVTFGALRSARRHWRQKRAQLPADADVRDVLDLDQEAADDTTTLIVVGDWHYAGRGYLDTAAAANATRSANLARIRRADEATTV, encoded by the coding sequence ATGCGGACCCTCGACCACACGGAGTTGGTGTTCCAGCTGGCATCGCTGTCCCACGCTCGCGCGGCCGAGCTGGCCCGTGGCTGCGTCAACCCGATCCGGCTCACCGGCTCGTCGACCACCGTCCACGCGGCCACGGGTGAGGTCGTGCGCAGCTACTCCTCGAACGACGAACCGGATGGGCACATCTACGTGCGCTGCGGGAATCGCCGCGCCGCCGTCTGCCCGTCCTGCTCGCGGGAGTACAAGGGCGACGCGTGGCACCTGCTGTCCTGCGGGCTGGCCGGCGGCAAGACGGTCCCGGAGACGGTGGCCGAGCATCCGGCGACGTTCGCCACCTTCACCGCGCCGTCGTTCGGGGCCGTGCACCGCCACACCCGGCCCACCAACGGCCGCACCGCGCCGTGCCGGGCCAGGCGGGACAGGCCGCGCTGCCCGCACAGCCGGCCGCTGTCATGTGTGCGGCGGCATGACGCCGATGACCCGCAGGTAGGGCAGCCGCTGTGCTTCGAGTGCTACGACTACACCGCGCACGCCGCGTGGCAGTGGTGGGCGCCGCAGCTGTGGCGCTACTTCACCATGGCGCTGCGCCGCCGCCTCGCCCGCGCTGTCGGCCTGTCGATGAAGGCGTTCACGAAGGCGGTCAAGGTCTCCTACACGAAGGTGACCGAGTTCCAGGCCCGTGGCGTCGTGCACTTCCACGTCGTCATCCGTCTCGACGGCCCCGACGGCCCGGCCACGCCGCCGCAGCTGGGCCTCTCGGTGACGGACCTCGAGGACGCGGTACGGCATGCCGCCGCCCAGGCGCACAAGGACGTGCCGATCATCGGCGGGCAGACGCTACGGCTGCGGTGGGGGAAGCAGCTCGACCTGCGCACCATCACCCCCGGCGCCGGGCGCGACAACTCCGACGGGCCAGCACATCCGCACCAGGTCGCCGCCTACCTCGCGAAGTACTTGACGAAGTCGACCGAGGACTTCGGGCTGCCCGTCGCCGGTAAGCTCTACAGCGCCGGTCACGCGGCCAAACGCGGCGCGACCCCGCACGCCGTCCGGCTCATCAAGGCGGCACAGCAGTTGGTTCCCGTCGACGAGGACTACGCCCGGCTCAGGGACCGCTACGCCACCCTCGGCTACCGCGGCCACCCCATCACCAAGAGCCGCGCCTACAGCGTGACCTTCGGCGCACTCCGCTCCGCCCGCCGGCACTGGCGACAGAAGCGCGCCCAACTCCCCGCCGACGCCGACGTACGAGACGTCCTCGACCTCGACCAGGAGGCGGCCGACGACACCACCACGCTCATCGTCGTCGGCGACTGGCACTACGCCGGACGCGGCTACCTCGACACCGCAGCCGCCGCCAACGCCACCCGCTCAGCCAACCTCGCCCGCATCCGCCGTGCCGATGAGGCCACGACGGTATGA
- a CDS encoding FtsK/SpoIIIE domain-containing protein: MTPRPLLTAKNVKTLATFVQNLFDHDSLIRKLLRGLGWVTLTPLMLLRKLPLVFAAGCVLLLAYGALGTGGLVLLVVLPLITWVMWRLGHPESAERVAAQVRGRWRYRRIYRKHWPTVAAGCGLTVPGSFGRQVAPELIGVTAHPAADAVVVRLFAGQSPADYADRADAIAHAFGTTQVRVRSDQPGTVTLLFSTGDMLTDPIPAMTLDAQDVDFEALPVGFTEDGSPYRLRLLYSHVLTAGATGSGKGSALWSTVRALAPAVPSGVVELWGADPKGGIELAMGRALFSRFTADDEPGDMVGLLTDAAELVRERSKRLRGHSRKHVPTAEEPFVVLIIDELAYLTEYQDDTKLKHQFNKALKVVLSQGRAAGVSVLAFVQDPRKSVVDARNLFPTKVALRLDTASEVEMVLGKDAWERGAHAESIPEALPGTGYVLVDGDPTPVRIRFTWVTDDDIRAMARDCPAAPPAPPRHGFTVVTDTDDQDGDASGVVA, from the coding sequence ATGACGCCCCGACCCCTGCTGACCGCGAAGAACGTCAAGACCCTCGCGACGTTCGTACAGAACCTGTTCGACCACGACTCGCTGATCCGGAAGCTGCTGCGCGGCCTCGGCTGGGTGACGCTGACGCCGCTGATGCTGCTGCGTAAGCTCCCCCTGGTATTCGCTGCCGGCTGCGTCCTGCTGCTCGCCTACGGCGCGCTGGGCACGGGCGGCCTGGTCCTGCTCGTGGTGCTGCCGCTCATCACGTGGGTCATGTGGCGGCTCGGCCACCCCGAGTCCGCCGAACGGGTCGCCGCGCAGGTGCGGGGACGGTGGCGGTACCGGCGGATCTACCGCAAGCACTGGCCCACCGTCGCCGCCGGCTGCGGCCTCACGGTCCCTGGCTCGTTCGGCCGCCAGGTCGCGCCCGAGCTGATCGGCGTGACGGCGCATCCGGCCGCCGACGCCGTGGTCGTGCGGCTGTTCGCCGGCCAGTCGCCCGCCGACTACGCGGACCGCGCCGACGCCATCGCCCACGCGTTCGGCACGACGCAGGTGCGCGTCCGCTCCGACCAGCCCGGCACAGTCACGTTGCTGTTCAGCACTGGCGACATGCTCACCGACCCGATCCCGGCGATGACACTGGATGCGCAGGACGTGGACTTCGAGGCGCTACCGGTCGGGTTCACCGAGGACGGCAGCCCGTATCGGCTACGGCTGCTCTACAGCCACGTGCTGACGGCCGGCGCGACCGGGTCCGGGAAGGGCTCTGCGCTGTGGTCGACCGTGCGTGCCCTCGCGCCTGCCGTCCCGTCCGGTGTCGTCGAGCTGTGGGGTGCGGACCCGAAGGGCGGGATCGAGCTGGCGATGGGTCGGGCGCTGTTCTCCCGGTTCACCGCCGACGACGAGCCCGGCGACATGGTCGGCCTCCTCACCGACGCCGCCGAGCTGGTCCGCGAACGCTCGAAGCGACTGCGCGGGCACAGCCGCAAACACGTCCCGACCGCGGAGGAGCCTTTCGTCGTGCTGATCATCGACGAGCTGGCCTACCTGACGGAGTACCAGGACGACACCAAGCTCAAGCACCAGTTCAACAAGGCGCTCAAGGTCGTCCTGTCTCAGGGCCGCGCCGCCGGGGTCTCGGTGCTGGCGTTCGTGCAGGACCCGCGCAAGTCCGTGGTCGACGCCCGCAACCTGTTCCCCACCAAGGTCGCACTCCGGCTGGACACCGCGTCCGAGGTCGAGATGGTCCTCGGTAAGGACGCCTGGGAACGCGGCGCGCACGCTGAGTCGATTCCCGAGGCTCTGCCCGGCACCGGGTATGTGCTCGTCGACGGCGACCCCACGCCGGTCCGGATCCGGTTCACGTGGGTCACCGACGACGACATCCGCGCCATGGCCCGCGATTGCCCGGCCGCGCCGCCGGCCCCGCCGCGTCACGGGTTCACCGTCGTCACCGACACCGACGACCAGGACGGCGATGCCTCAGGGGTGGTCGCGTGA
- a CDS encoding GntR family transcriptional regulator, translated as MALDPDDPRPPYIQVANALRAAILTRKYAPGEKLPSGSKLAETYGVARQTVQNALDILRDEKLIVSRQGSGVFVRERTEKPVGLRPHLEQAFEGGTVRVDFSGYTAETLHGAMQEPLDNIRSGRLTPQEISIRILVADTTMQWTLPRRVDEPGDYPPIRERMADIAVRHIEALRHSVNELAEIGLVKKASVEMRVHGTPPMFKLYIINDAQVFFGFYPVYEHQVSLADEPTTILDLGGKDAVLFHHAATDDDESMGSQYVAQARRWFDSIWTTVGREKTQ; from the coding sequence ATGGCACTTGACCCGGACGACCCGCGCCCGCCGTACATCCAGGTCGCGAACGCGCTGCGTGCGGCGATCTTGACCCGCAAGTACGCGCCCGGCGAGAAGCTGCCGTCCGGGAGCAAGCTCGCCGAGACCTACGGCGTGGCCCGCCAGACGGTGCAGAACGCGTTGGACATCCTGCGCGACGAGAAGCTGATCGTGTCCCGTCAGGGGAGCGGGGTGTTCGTGCGCGAGCGCACCGAGAAGCCGGTCGGCCTGCGCCCGCACCTGGAGCAGGCGTTCGAAGGCGGCACTGTCCGGGTCGACTTCTCGGGCTACACGGCGGAGACGCTGCACGGGGCGATGCAGGAGCCGTTGGACAACATCAGGTCCGGCCGGCTCACGCCCCAGGAGATCAGCATCCGCATCCTGGTCGCCGACACCACCATGCAGTGGACGCTGCCGCGCCGGGTCGACGAACCGGGCGACTATCCGCCGATCCGCGAGCGGATGGCCGACATCGCCGTGCGCCACATCGAGGCGCTACGCCACTCGGTCAACGAGCTGGCCGAGATCGGCCTCGTCAAGAAGGCCAGCGTCGAGATGCGTGTGCACGGCACGCCACCGATGTTCAAGCTGTACATCATCAACGACGCCCAGGTGTTCTTCGGCTTCTACCCCGTCTACGAGCACCAGGTCAGCCTTGCCGACGAGCCGACGACCATCCTCGACCTCGGCGGCAAGGACGCCGTCCTGTTCCATCACGCCGCCACCGACGACGACGAATCCATGGGATCCCAGTACGTCGCCCAGGCCCGCCGCTGGTTCGACAGCATCTGGACCACCGTCGGCCGCGAGAAGACCCAATGA
- a CDS encoding HAD family hydrolase: MTASTSEQLAKLMAGVELLMLDFDGPICSVFAGVPAPEVANRLRESLRRLGVEITAQLERDDDPLSIYRKGANYGPAVTAELFARLVAAEVGAIASAVPTPGAIDVVKAARATGLKTAVVSNNAAAAVESYLVEHDLEGLIDYVAARRSPEPRLMKPNPAYLIETATELGVPAARCVLVGDSVTDIEAARRAGVRAIGYANKPGKVARLMGAGAYALVTSMADIGRALANRPDEARGK, translated from the coding sequence ATGACCGCCAGCACCAGCGAACAACTCGCCAAGCTCATGGCCGGTGTCGAACTCTTGATGCTCGACTTCGACGGCCCCATTTGCAGCGTCTTCGCCGGCGTCCCGGCACCCGAGGTCGCAAACCGGCTCCGGGAGTCACTCCGTCGGCTCGGTGTGGAGATCACCGCTCAGCTTGAACGCGACGACGACCCACTTTCCATCTACCGCAAAGGCGCGAACTATGGGCCAGCGGTCACAGCAGAACTCTTCGCACGACTGGTTGCGGCCGAGGTCGGCGCCATCGCCTCGGCCGTCCCCACACCAGGCGCAATCGACGTCGTCAAGGCTGCACGGGCGACTGGTTTGAAAACGGCTGTCGTGAGCAACAACGCCGCCGCCGCCGTGGAGAGCTACTTAGTCGAGCACGACCTAGAGGGGTTGATCGACTACGTGGCCGCGCGACGCTCGCCTGAGCCCAGACTCATGAAGCCCAACCCCGCCTACCTGATTGAGACCGCAACCGAGCTTGGTGTCCCTGCAGCAAGGTGCGTTCTAGTGGGCGACTCAGTGACCGATATTGAAGCCGCACGAAGAGCCGGGGTGCGGGCCATCGGCTATGCCAACAAGCCAGGTAAAGTCGCTCGGCTGATGGGAGCCGGGGCCTATGCACTTGTCACAAGTATGGCTGATATAGGTCGTGCGCTCGCGAACCGGCCTGATGAAGCACGCGGGAAGTAG
- a CDS encoding AbiTii domain-containing protein codes for MSDENALRLLRRRVLDESESLGGLLRACLMLGAETGSSDLKAWANRELNGYDVDDELPKYRIVEGAPLFIDSISGNNWMRGQQISHLQLPKFAQGKLPEDLQFRQPIEELELMAGRSDSISLGIPGFAELAALWTNELGAFQSIERIYYQVMPVTVAGMVGRVRTVLVELVGDLVSNVTLDELPSTEQVDAAVHFHVEGKRNVVTFTSDSPASISGANQVSSTTSTSTGQQGDGWWTWPRRIGAAIVGVAVIGGVIVQIVKDWPF; via the coding sequence ATGTCTGACGAGAACGCCCTGCGACTCCTCCGACGTCGCGTGCTCGATGAATCCGAGTCGTTGGGAGGATTGCTGCGCGCGTGCCTCATGCTTGGAGCCGAAACCGGCTCGTCAGACCTCAAGGCTTGGGCCAATCGGGAACTGAATGGTTATGACGTCGACGACGAGTTGCCGAAATATCGAATTGTTGAGGGCGCACCTCTTTTCATCGATAGCATCTCTGGCAACAACTGGATGAGAGGACAGCAGATTAGCCATCTGCAGTTGCCCAAGTTCGCGCAGGGCAAGCTGCCCGAAGACCTTCAATTCCGGCAGCCGATTGAAGAGCTGGAACTTATGGCCGGAAGGTCGGATAGTATCTCGCTGGGCATTCCGGGTTTTGCTGAGCTAGCAGCACTCTGGACAAACGAGCTAGGCGCTTTTCAAAGCATCGAACGCATTTATTACCAGGTAATGCCGGTAACCGTCGCCGGAATGGTGGGACGCGTGCGCACGGTGCTGGTCGAACTGGTCGGTGACCTTGTTTCGAATGTCACGCTCGATGAGCTGCCGTCCACTGAGCAAGTCGACGCTGCGGTTCATTTTCATGTAGAAGGGAAACGCAACGTCGTTACCTTCACAAGTGACAGCCCGGCCTCGATTTCGGGCGCCAATCAGGTGTCAAGCACCACGTCCACCTCCACTGGACAACAAGGCGACGGATGGTGGACGTGGCCACGACGAATTGGCGCGGCCATTGTTGGCGTGGCTGTAATCGGTGGAGTAATTGTGCAAATCGTAAAGGACTGGCCATTCTGA
- a CDS encoding AAA family ATPase, whose product MSAMQNRQFLQQYPSLSLVYLPAERRLVQPRSMEIDLNKLSDDASFRALAEARNSGLSSGQLDDREFEQYAIALCIQGTLPSEAGDDDGASRSRWEQFKESVDDLLFPKALAPLTREHSNELRVSLPDGSFHPVSQLSSGERQALIIISRVFRAGEGQSLIAIDEPDAYLHPSLSSRLMLALRPGLQDSSRMIVATHSPAILDSLSPDSILKLSHDSAPVITQSEGDRLRLYRDAGFRASALTQSDLLVITEGAFDSTMLPQLVPELGVASITAVGGRDQVLKTVQSLAPYDLPVIGIVDGDVLADEPGVEIGESCIVWPAADLEGVILSDDTALQEMIDGRLSKSSYGDAHSLREVLDRLLLEFRESAISEAAQRVLRRSLRVAWPSPRGDDPIGRLRHLSGASTSLSAEAIEAAISDAAALWEASSSNLWKMVRGKWLVNRFAVEVSNFNNGESLLQAVAARQPALSGISPLRVLASSRIPAVKQLTAD is encoded by the coding sequence ATGAGCGCCATGCAGAATCGCCAATTTCTGCAGCAGTACCCGTCGCTCAGCCTGGTATATCTCCCCGCCGAACGCCGTCTAGTTCAGCCGCGTAGCATGGAGATCGATCTCAATAAGCTCAGCGACGATGCGTCCTTTAGGGCGCTTGCTGAAGCGCGGAACTCAGGCCTTAGCAGCGGCCAGCTCGACGACCGCGAATTTGAACAGTACGCTATAGCACTTTGCATACAGGGGACGCTGCCATCCGAGGCAGGCGATGATGACGGCGCCAGCCGAAGTCGCTGGGAACAGTTCAAAGAGTCCGTCGACGACCTCCTCTTTCCGAAGGCGCTTGCCCCTCTAACGCGTGAGCACTCCAATGAATTGCGCGTTAGCCTTCCGGACGGCAGCTTCCACCCAGTCAGCCAGTTGTCCAGTGGCGAGCGCCAAGCGCTCATTATTATAAGCCGCGTTTTTCGTGCAGGTGAAGGGCAGAGCCTCATCGCAATCGACGAACCGGACGCGTACCTACATCCTTCACTTAGTTCTCGGCTCATGCTTGCCCTGCGGCCAGGGTTGCAGGACTCCAGTCGAATGATCGTCGCTACGCACAGTCCTGCGATCCTCGATTCCCTGTCACCAGACTCAATTCTCAAGCTCTCACACGACTCTGCGCCTGTGATCACTCAATCGGAGGGCGACCGCCTGCGCCTTTATCGGGACGCAGGGTTTCGAGCAAGTGCACTTACGCAATCCGACCTCCTCGTGATCACTGAAGGCGCATTTGATTCAACAATGCTGCCGCAGTTGGTCCCAGAGCTTGGCGTGGCCAGCATAACGGCAGTTGGCGGTCGCGACCAGGTGCTCAAGACAGTGCAATCGCTAGCGCCGTATGATCTTCCAGTAATCGGCATCGTCGACGGCGATGTGCTTGCGGACGAACCAGGTGTCGAAATAGGCGAGTCTTGCATCGTCTGGCCAGCCGCTGACCTAGAGGGGGTCATCCTCAGCGACGACACGGCTCTACAAGAAATGATTGACGGGAGACTATCCAAGAGCAGCTACGGCGATGCCCACTCTCTCCGGGAAGTGCTGGATCGCCTGTTGCTCGAATTCCGTGAGAGCGCAATATCCGAGGCGGCGCAGAGAGTCTTGCGAAGAAGTCTGCGGGTCGCTTGGCCCAGCCCGAGGGGCGATGATCCGATTGGCCGCCTACGGCACCTCAGTGGAGCATCCACTAGTCTGTCGGCCGAGGCAATAGAAGCTGCGATTTCCGATGCCGCTGCCCTTTGGGAAGCTTCTTCATCGAATCTTTGGAAGATGGTCCGAGGAAAGTGGCTCGTGAATCGGTTCGCGGTCGAGGTGAGCAACTTCAATAACGGTGAATCGCTTCTTCAGGCAGTTGCTGCTCGTCAACCTGCGCTTAGCGGGATATCGCCACTTCGCGTACTCGCATCATCTAGAATTCCAGCCGTCAAGCAGCTGACAGCTGATTGA
- a CDS encoding serine/threonine protein kinase — translation MSGEELIRGSKYEWRPGEHLGGGGFGRVIAVSSEWGDGAAKFVPKAPGAQRELLFEELSDCRNVIPIIDSSETDRHYIIIMPRASQSLREFLNSRGEVLDAGDIVAILNDVAIALADIGGRIVHRDIKPENILLLDGDWQLADFGISRYAEATTGDDTRKYAWTPQYAAPEQWRAERASAATDVYALGVIAFEMLTGSRPFPGPDVHDYRNQHLHDQPPALDGVPASLSALIEEMLFKAAGARPAPSNLQARLARVLESPPLQGLQRLQDANRAEVRRQAERERQTSAQRSEEERRADLAASANSSLTRISEALRVAIVEAAAAAHQTGRPGGDWHLELGPATLSFLRRSAPVRPTWGGWESPAFDLIATAQMRLSIPRTSYGYDGRSHSIWFCDAQSDGEYRWFETAFMVSPLMRASTSAENPFALNDGEESAKALWAGMAEYQAAWPFTPLVVGELDEFLDRWSTWFAEAAQGTLSHPTTMPERTAQGSWRRD, via the coding sequence ATGAGCGGCGAAGAATTGATCCGAGGCAGCAAGTACGAGTGGCGCCCGGGGGAACACCTCGGCGGCGGCGGTTTCGGTCGCGTCATCGCAGTTTCGAGCGAGTGGGGCGACGGCGCCGCAAAGTTCGTTCCTAAGGCCCCTGGAGCTCAGCGGGAGCTGCTATTCGAGGAACTGAGCGACTGCCGCAACGTCATCCCCATTATCGATTCGAGCGAAACTGATCGCCACTACATAATTATCATGCCTAGGGCGTCGCAATCGTTGCGAGAGTTCCTAAATTCGCGTGGCGAAGTCCTCGACGCCGGGGACATAGTGGCGATCCTTAATGACGTGGCGATAGCCCTCGCTGATATCGGTGGCAGAATTGTCCATCGGGACATTAAGCCCGAGAACATATTGCTACTTGACGGGGATTGGCAACTTGCAGATTTCGGAATCTCAAGGTACGCAGAAGCGACCACCGGAGACGATACTCGAAAGTACGCGTGGACACCTCAGTATGCGGCGCCCGAGCAATGGCGAGCTGAACGAGCTAGCGCGGCGACTGATGTCTACGCCCTAGGCGTGATCGCGTTTGAAATGCTCACCGGATCTCGGCCGTTCCCAGGGCCGGACGTTCACGATTATAGGAACCAGCATCTTCACGATCAGCCTCCCGCGCTAGATGGCGTCCCAGCCTCGCTGTCTGCACTGATCGAAGAGATGCTCTTCAAGGCCGCTGGCGCCCGGCCCGCGCCCTCAAACCTGCAAGCAAGACTGGCAAGGGTCTTGGAGTCACCTCCCCTGCAGGGCCTCCAGCGACTCCAGGACGCAAACAGAGCTGAGGTCCGCCGCCAGGCGGAACGTGAGCGGCAGACGAGCGCACAGAGATCCGAAGAAGAGCGGCGGGCCGACCTGGCTGCGAGCGCAAACTCCAGCCTCACGCGAATCTCAGAGGCGCTGCGAGTAGCGATCGTTGAGGCGGCGGCAGCAGCACATCAAACCGGACGGCCCGGAGGTGATTGGCATCTAGAGCTAGGTCCCGCGACGTTGAGCTTCCTACGTCGGTCCGCGCCAGTCCGCCCAACCTGGGGTGGCTGGGAGTCGCCAGCATTTGATTTGATTGCCACGGCGCAGATGCGACTCTCTATCCCGAGGACTTCATACGGATATGACGGCAGATCTCATTCCATCTGGTTCTGTGACGCTCAGAGCGACGGCGAGTATAGGTGGTTTGAGACGGCCTTTATGGTTTCGCCGCTTATGCGTGCGTCGACCTCAGCTGAGAATCCATTCGCCCTCAACGACGGGGAAGAGTCAGCAAAGGCTCTCTGGGCAGGCATGGCCGAGTATCAGGCCGCGTGGCCGTTCACACCCCTTGTGGTTGGTGAACTGGACGAATTCCTAGATCGCTGGTCAACCTGGTTTGCGGAAGCGGCACAAGGAACGCTTTCGCATCCAACCACAATGCCCGAGCGCACTGCGCAAGGCAGTTGGCGAAGAGATTAG